In Mangifera indica cultivar Alphonso chromosome 1, CATAS_Mindica_2.1, whole genome shotgun sequence, a single genomic region encodes these proteins:
- the LOC123201722 gene encoding cytochrome P450 CYP72A219-like isoform X2, giving the protein MMIKEAKSRPLNLSDDLVPLVLPYIDKLVKDYGDNSFMWLGTIPRLIVTNPNQVKEILTKIEDFQKSKATNPLVKKIATGLLEYEGEKWTKHRRIISPAFHQEKLKLMLPAFYKVCSELVIKWEKLVSVAGSCEIDVWPELKKLTGDAISQTAFGSSYEEGRRIFQLQTELVDLAIQAAQTLYIPGLRFLPTKRNKRFKEIDNEVRALLMDIIKNREKAMKAGEVATNDDLLGILMESNFREIKEHGNNKNVGMTINEVIEECKLFYLAGQDSTSVLLVWTLILLSKHQDWQARAREEVFQVFGDGKPNNNGLTHLKVISMILYEVLRLYPPVVVLPRTVHKNIKLGNLLLPAGVEIFLPIILVHHNKGLWGEDAKEFKPQRFSEGISKATKNQASFFPFGWGPRICIGQNFSLLEAKIALTMILQKFSWELSPSYVHSPHRIITIQPEFGAHLILRKVA; this is encoded by the exons atgatgataaaagaaGCTAAATCCAGACCCCTCAATCTTTCAGATGACCTTGTACCTCTTGTTCTTCCATACATCGATAAACTGGTCAAAGATTATG GCGACAATTCTTTTATGTGGCTTGGCACAATACCCCGGCTGATTGTCACGAACCCAAATCAAGTAAAGGAGATACTTACCAAGATAGAAGATTTTCAGAAATCCAAGGCCACAAATCCACTTGTTAAGAAAATTGCAACTGGACTTCTAGAATACGAGGGTGAGAAGTGGACTAAACATAGAAGGATTATCAGCCCAGCATTCCATCAGGAGAAACTGAAG CTTATGCTACCTGCATTTTATAAAGTTTGCAGTGAGCTTGTTATCAAATGGGAGAAGTTGGTTTCTGTAGCAGGATCATGCGAAATTGACGTATGGCCAGAACTTAAAAAATTGACTGGTGATGCAATTTCTCAAACAGCATTTGGAAGCAGCTACGAAGAAGGAAGGAGAATATTTCAACTCCAAACAGAACTGGTTGATCTTGCAATACAAGCTGCACAGACACTTTACATTCCAGGATTGAG gtttttACCTACTAAGAGGAATAAGAGATTTAAAGAAATTGACAATGAAGTGCGAGCTTTACTCATGGATATCATCAAGAATAGAGAGAAAGCAATGAAAGCAGGTGAGGTTGCGACGAATGATGACTTATTAGGCATACTTATGGAATCCAATTTCAGAGAAATCAAAGAACATGGAAACAACAAAAATGTTGGGATGACTATTAATGAGGTGATTGAAGAGTGCAAGCTATTTTATTTGGCCGGGCAAGACAGTACCTCAGTTCTCCTTGTTTGGACTTTGATATTATTGAGCAAACACCAAGATTGGCAAGCTCGCGCAAGAGAAGAGGTGTTTCAAGTCTTTGGAGATGGCAAACCTAACAATAATGGGTTAACTCACTTAAAAGTT ATATCGATGATATTGTACGAGGTGTTGAGGTTATATCCACCAGTTGTGGTTCTTCCTCGAACTGTTCACAAAAACATCAAATTGGGAAATTTATTGTTACCTGCTGGAGTAGAGATCTTCCTGCCGATTATCCTGGTTCATCATAATAAGGGACTTTGGGGTGAGGATGCAAAGGAGTTTAAACCACAGAGATTTTCGGAAGGAATTTCGAAGGCAACAAAGAATCAAgcttcattttttccttttggatGGGGTCCTCGAATTTGCATTGGACAAAACTTCTCTCTTCTGGAAGCAAAAATAGCTTTGACAATGATTCTACAGAAGTTTTCATGGGAGTTATCTCCCTCCTATGTTCATTCTCCTCACAGAATTATTACTATTCAGCCCGAGTTTGGTGCCCACTTGATTCTCAGGAAAGTTGCATGA
- the LOC123201631 gene encoding cytochrome P450 CYP72A219-like, with amino-acid sequence MEMYDLKSIAVSIVLVTVVTWAWRLLNWVWFRPKKYEKYMRQQGLKGKPYRFLYGDLKEEFLMIKEAKSRPLNLSDDLVPLVLPFIDKLVKDYGDNSFMWFGTVPRVIITNPNQVKEILTKINDFQISKGRNPLVKKIVTGLLEYEGEKWTKHRRIINPAFHQEKLKLMLPSFYKVCSELVIKWEKLVNVAGSCEIDVWPELQKLTGDVISQTAFGSNYEEGRRIFQLQAELVDLAMQAAHTFYIPGLRFLPTKRNKRIKEIDNEVRALLMDIIENREKAMKAGEAATNDDLLGILMESNFKEIKEHGNNKNVGMTINEVIEECKLFYLAGQETTAVLLVWTLTLLSEHLDWQARAREEVLQVFGDQKPDSDGLNHLKVISMILYEVLRLYPPVVVLPRAVYKDIKLGNLLLPAGVEIFLPIVLVHHDKGLWGEDAKEFKPERFSEGISKATKHQASFFPFGWGSRICIGQNFSITEAKIALAMILQMFTWELSPSYVHCPHRTITIRPEYGAHLILKKVP; translated from the exons ATGGAGATGTATGATCTGAAATCAATTGCAGTCTCCATAGTTTTGGTTACAGTAGTAACATGGGCATGGCGACTACTGAACTGGGTATGGTTTAGGCCGAAGAAGTATGAGAAATATATGAGACAGCAAGGTCTTAAAGGAAAACCTTACAGGTTTCTTTATGGAGACTTGAAAGAGGAATTCTTGATGATAAAAGAAGCCAAATCCAGACCGCTCAATCTGTCAGATGACCTTGTACCTCTTGTTCTTCCATTCATCGATAAACTGGTCAAAGATTATG GCGACAATTCTTTTATGTGGTTTGGCACAGTACCCCGGGTAATTATCACGAACCCTAATCAAGTAAAGGAGATACTTACGAAGATAAACGATTTTCAGATATCCAAGGGCAGAAATCCACTTGTTAAGAAAATAGTAACTGGACTTCTAGAATACGAGGGTGAGAAATGGACTAAACATAGAAGGATTATCAATCCAGCATTCCATCAGGAGAAATTGAAG CTTATGCTACCTTCATTCTACAAAGTTTGTAGTGAGCTGGTTATCAAATGGGAGAAGTTGGTAAATGTAGCAGGATCGTGTGAAATTGATGTATGGCCAGAACTTCAAAAATTGACAGGTGATGTGATTTCTCAAACAGCATTTGGAAGCAACTATGAAGAGGGAAGGAGAATATTTCAACTCCAAGCGGAACTGGTTGATCTTGCAATGCAAGCTGCACATACATTTTACATCCCAGGATTGAG GTTTTTACCTACTAAGAGGAATAAGAGAATTAAGGAAATTGACAATGAAGTGCGAGCTTTACTCATGGATATCATTGAGAATAGAGAGAAAGCAATGAAAGCAGGTGAAGCTGCAACAAATGATGACTTATTAGGCATACTTATGGAATCCAATTTTAAAGAAATCAAAGAACATGGAAACAACAAAAATGTTGGGATGACTATTAATGAGGTGATTGAAGAGTGCAAGCTATTTTACTTAGCCGGGCAAGAGACTACCGCAGTTCTTCTTGTTTGGACTTTGACTTTATTGAGTGAACACCTAGATTGGCAAGCTCGTGCAAGAGAAGAAGTGCTTCAAGTCTTTGGAGATCAGAAGCCTGACAGTGATGGGTTGAATCACTTAAAAGTG ATATCGATGATATTGTACGAGGTGTTGAGGTTATATCCACCAGTTGTGGTTCTTCCTCGAGCTGTTTACAAAGACATCAAACTGGGAAATTTATTGTTACCTGCTGGAGTAGAGATCTTCTTGCCGATTGTCCTGGTTCATCATGATAAGGGACTGTGGGGTGAGGATGCAAAGGAGTTTAAACCAGAGAGATTTTCAGAAGGAATTTCGAAGGCAACAAAGCATCAAGCTTCATTTTTCCCTTTTGGATGGGGTTCTCGAATTTGCATTGGACAAAACTTCTCTATTACAGAGGCAAAAATAGCTTTGGCAATGATTCTACAGATGTTTACATGGGAGTTATCTCCCTCTTATGTTCATTGTCCTCACAGAACTATTACTATTCGGCCAGAGTACGGTGCCCACTTGATTCTCAAGAAAGTTCCATGA
- the LOC123201722 gene encoding cytochrome P450 72A15-like isoform X1, whose amino-acid sequence MELHDLKSIAVSIVLVTVVTWAWSVLNGVWFRPKKLERYLRQQGLKGRPYRFMYGDFKENAMMLTEAKSKPLSLSDDISPRVLPFPYKLVKDYGKNSFMWYGPVPRVTIMDPDQTKEIYTRIHDFPKINTLSPVSTLLGTGLVNYSGEKWTKHRRIINPAFHLDKLKLMLPEFYKVCSEMISKWEKLASKEGSCELDVWPYLVNLTGDVISQTAFGSNFEDGRRIFQLQTELADLTVQVLSSSYIPGSRFLPSKTYKKMKELEKEIRGLLMGIIKNREKAMKAGEAAKNDLLGILMESNFKEIEENGNNKNVGMTINDVIEECKLFYFAGQETTSVLLAWTLVLLSKHQNWQARAREEVIQVFEDNNNPSYDELNHLKVVTMILYEVLRLYPPAVMTPRAVNQETKLGNLSLPAGVEVALPILLIHHDHELWGEDALEFKPERFSEGISKATKNQVTFIPFGWGPRICIGQNFALMEAKMALALILKNFTFELSPSYVHAPNKILTVHPEHGVQLILKKL is encoded by the exons ATGGAACTGCACGATCTGAAATCCATTGCAGTCTCCATAGTTTTGGTTACAGTGGTAACATGGGCATGGAGTGTTCTGAACGGGGTCTGGTTTAGGCCGAAGAAACTGGAGAGATATCTGAGACAGCAAGGTCTTAAAGGCAGACCTTACAGGTTTATGTATGGAGACTTCAAAGAGAACGCCATGATGTTAACAGAAGCTAAATCCAAACCCCTCAGCCTCTCCGATGACATTTCACCGCGAGTTCTTCCATTCCCCTATAAACTGGTCAAAGATTATG GCAAGAATTCTTTTATGTGGTATGGACCAGTACCCAGGGTGACCATCATGGATCCTGATCAAACCAAAGAAATATATACCAGGATCCATGATTTCCCGAAAATCAATACCCTGAGTCCAGTTTCCACGTTGCTGGGAACTGGACTTGTAAACTATAGTGGTGAGAAGTGGACTAAACATAGAAGGATTATCAACCCAGCTTTCCATCTTGACAAGTTGAAG CTGATGTTACCAGAATTCTATAAAGTTTGCAGTGAGATGATTAGCAAATGGGAGAAGTTGGCTTCTAAAGAAGGATCCTGTGAACTGGATGTTTGGCCTTATCTTGTAAATTTGACAGGTGATGTGATTTCTCAAACAGCATTTGGAAGCAATTTTGAAGATGGTAGGAGGATATTCCAACTCCAAACAGAACTAGCTGACCTCACAGTACAAGTTCTAAGTTCCTCTTACATTCCAGGATCCAG GTTTTTGCCTAGTAAGACCTATaagaaaatgaaggaattaGAAAAGGAAATACGAGGTTTACTTATGGGTATAATTAAGAACAGAGAGAAGGCGATGAAGGCAGGTGAAGCTGCAAAGAATGATTTATTAGGCATACTTATGGAGTCCAATTtcaaagaaattgaagaaaatggaaACAACAAAAATGTTGGAATGACTATCAATGATGTGATTGAAGAATGCAAGCTGTTTTACTTTGCTGGGCAAGAGACCACCTCGGTTTTGCTTGCTTGGACATTGGTTTTGTTGAGTAAGCATCAGAATTGGCAAGCTCGTGCCAGAGAAGAGGTTATTCAAGTCTTTGAAGATAACAACAACCCTAGCTATGATGAGTTGAATCACTTAAAAGTT GTGACAATGATATTGTACGAAGTACTAAGGCTATATCCACCTGCAGTCATGACTCCTAGGGCTGTTAACCAGGAAACAAAACTTGGAAACTTATCATTACCGGCTGGTGTGGAGGTTGCCTTGCCAATTCTCCTCATTCACCATGATCACGAACTTTGGGGTGAAGATGCATTGGAGTTTAAACCAGAGAGGTTTTCAGAGGGGATTTCAAAGGCAACAAAGAATCAAGTTACATTTATCCCTTTTGGATGGGGTCCTCGGATATGCATCGGACAAAACTTTGCGCTGATGGAGGCAAAAATGGCTTTGGCATTGATTCTGAAAAACTTCACATTTGAGTTATCTCCATCCTATGTTCATGCtcctaataaaattttaactgtgCATCCAGAACATGGTGTCCagttgattttgaagaaactatAG
- the LOC123224731 gene encoding cytochrome P450 72A397-like, with protein sequence NVTKRFGVVLFFKSNYKNGFKKNLNQTKSTELSDITQQILQSVYIPGWRFLPTKRNRRLKEIDNEIRALLMCIIKNREKEMKRSEAVKNDLLGLLMQSSYREIEEHGNNRNGGMTMDEVIEECELFYFAGQETTSVLLVWTLVLLSKHQDRQARAREEVFQVFGDNKPNYDELQKLGIVTMILFEVLRLYPPSVMTLRAVNQETKLGNLWLPAGVEITLPIVLVHHDQEHWGEDALEFKPERFSEGISKATKNQVSFIPFGWGPRICIGQNFALMEAKMALGLILKNFTFELSPSYVHAPNYIFVVHPEHSAHLILKKL encoded by the exons AATGTTACCAAAAGATTTGGTGtggttcttttttttaaatcaaattataaaaatggttttaaaaaaaatctaaaccaaaccaaatcaacgGAATTAAGTGATATTACACAACAGATTCTACAATCCGTTTACATTCCCGGATGGAG GTTTTTACCTACAAAGAGGAATAGGAGATTGAAAGAGATTGACAATGAAATACGAGCCTTACTTATGTGCATCATTAAGAATAGAGAGAAGGAGATGAAAAGAAGTGAAGCTGTAAAGAATGACTTACTGGGTTTACTCATGCAATCTAGTTATAGAGAAATTGAAGAGCATGGAAACAACAGAAATGGTGGAATGACAATGGATGAAGTGATTGAAGAGTGTGAGCTATTTTACTTTGCTGGTCAAGAGACCACCTCCGTTTTGCTTGTATGGACTTTGGTTTTATTGAGTAAGCATCAAGATAGGCAAGCTCGTGCAAGAGAAGAGGTTTTTCAAGTCTTTGGAGATAACAAGCCTAACTATGATGA GCTCCAAAAGCTTGGTATA GTGACAATGATATTGTTCGAAGTACTAAGGCTATATCCACCAAGTGTTATGACTCTTAGGGCTGTTAACCAGGAAACAAAACTTGGAAACTTGTGGTTACCAGCTGGTGTGGAGATCACCTTGCCGATTGTCCTCGTTCACCATGATCAGGAACATTGGGGTGAAGATGCATTGGAGTTTAAACCAGAAAGGTTTTCAGAGGGAATTTCCAAGGCAACAAAGAATCAAGTTTCATTTATCCCTTTTGGATGGGGTCCTCGGATATGCATTGGACAAAACTTTGCGCTGATGGAGGCAAAAATGGCTTTGGGGTTGATTCTAAAAAACTTCACATTTGAGTTATCTCCATCCTATGTTCATGCTcccaattatatttttgttgtgcatCCAGAACACAGTGCCCacttgattttgaagaaactatAG
- the LOC123224814 gene encoding cytochrome P450 72A397-like, which produces MLPKDLKIISVLLYFYCLNICRFLPTKRNRRLKEIDDEIRALLMCIIKNREKEMKRSEAVKNDLLGLLMESSYREIEEHGNNKNGGMTMDEVIKECKLFYFAGLVTTSVLLVWTLVLLSEHQDWQARAREEVFQVFGDKKPSFDELNHLKVVTMILYEVLRLYPPATTLGRAVGEEIKIADLSLPAGVEVSTPVILVHRDQELWGDDAAEFKPERFAEGVSKAAKSQASFVPFGWGPRKCIGQNFALMQAKMALALILQNFAFELSPSYVHAPNTVITVHPEHGAHLILKKLQTETVSLN; this is translated from the exons ATGTTACCAAAAGATTTG AAAATTATTTCAGTCTTGCTTTACTTTTATTGCTTAAATATATGCAGGTTTTTACCTACAAAGAGGAATAGGAGATTGAAAGAGATTGACGATGAAATACGAGCCTTGCTTATGTGCATCATTAAGAATAGAGAGAAGGAGATGAAAAGAAGTGAAGCTGTAAAGAATGATTTACTGGGTTTACTCATGGAATCCAGTTATAGAGAAATTGAAGAGCATGGAAACAACAAAAATGGTGGAATGACAATGGATGAAGTGATTAAAGAGTGTAAGCTATTTTACTTTGCTGGTCTAGTGACAACCTCCGTTTTACTTGTGTGGACTTTGGTTTTATTGAGTGAGCATCAAGATTGGCAAGCTCGTGCAAGAGAAGAGGTTTTCCAAGTATTTGGTGATAAGAAGCCTAGCTTTGATGAATTGAATCACTTGAAAGTT GTGACAATGATATTATATGAGGTGCTGAGGTTATACCCTCCAGCAACTACACTTGGTCGAGCTGTTGGCGAAGAAATAAAGATTGCAGACTTGTCACTGCCTGCTGGAGTTGAGGTTTCAACGCCGGTTATACTGGTTCACCGTGATCAAGAACTTTGGGGTGATGATGCGGCGGAGTTTAAACCGGAGCGGTTTGCTGAGGGAGTTTCAAAGGCTGCGAAGAGTCAAGCTTCGTTTGTCCCTTTTGGATGGGGTCCTAGAAAATGCATTGGTCAAAACTTTGCTCTTATGCAGGCAAAAATGGCTTTAGCTTTAATTCTGCAAAACTTTGCATTTGAGTTATCTCCTTCTTATGTTCATGCTCCTAATACGGTCATTACTGTTCATCCGGAACATGGTGCCCacttgattttgaagaaactgcAGACTGAGACAGTCAGTTTGAACTGA
- the LOC123201024 gene encoding cytochrome P450 CYP72A219-like, translating into MELSLNSIGASIVLVTVVTLAWRVLNWVWLRPKKLERYLRQQGLSGKPYRLLYGDLKEASMMLEKTKSRSFNVSDDITPRLVPFLCKTVKDHGKNSFMWVGTIPTVTIMNPEQIKDIFSRLDDFHKPEGNPLAKYLANGLLVYEGKKWAKHRRIIQPAFHLDKLKLMLPEFYQVCNEMISNWEKLVSAEGSCELDVWPYLVNLTADVISKTAFRSNFEEGRKIFELLTELGDITQEILQSVYIPGWRFLPTKRNRRLKEIDDEIRALLMCIIKNREKEMKRSEAVKNDLLGLLMESSYREIEEHGNNKNGGMTMDEVIKECKLFYFAGLVTTSVLLVWTLVLLSEHQDWQARAREEVFQVFGDKKPSFDELNHLKVVTMILYEVLRLYPPATTLGRAVGEEIKIADLSLPAGVEVSTPVILVHRDQELWGDDAAEFKPERFAEGVSKAAKSQASFVPFGWGPRKCIGQNFALMQAKMALALILQNFAFELSPSYVHAPNTVITVHPEHGAHLILKKLQTETVSLN; encoded by the exons ATGGAATTATCACTGAATTCCATTGGAGCCTCCATTGTTTTGGTCACAGTGGTAACACTGGCATGGAGAGTGCTGAACTGGGTATGGTTGAGGCCGAAGAAGCTGGAGAGGTACCTGAGACAGCAAGGTCTCTCCGGCAAACCTTACAGGCTTCTGTATGGAGACTTGAAGGAGGCCTCCATGATGctagaaaaaacaaaatccagATCCTTCAATGTCTCTGATGACATTACACCACGGCTTGTTCCATTCCTCTGTAAAACGGTAAAGGATCATG gtaaaaattcttttatgtGGGTTGGTACAATACCCACGGTGACCATCATGAATCCTGAACAAATAAAAGACATATTTTCCAGACTTGATGATTTTCATAAACCTGAGGGAAACCCACTTGCAAAGTATCTTGCAAATGGACTTTTAGTGTATGAGGGGAAGAAGTGGGCCAAGCATAGAAGGATCATCCAACCAGCATTCCATCTAGATAAGTTGAAG CTTATGTTACCTGAATTCTATCAAGTTTGTAATGAGATGATTAGCAACTGGGAAAAGTTGGTCTCCGCAGAAGGATCATGTGAATTGGATGTATGGCCATATCTTGTTAATTTGACGGCTGATGTGATTTCTAAAACAGCATTTAGAAGTAACTttgaagaaggaagaaagaTATTCGAACTCCTCACGGAATTAGGTGATATTACACAGGAGATTCTACAATCCGTTTACATACCCGGATGGAG GTTTTTACCTACAAAGAGGAATAGGAGATTGAAAGAGATTGACGATGAAATACGAGCCTTGCTTATGTGCATCATTAAGAATAGAGAGAAGGAGATGAAAAGAAGTGAAGCTGTAAAGAATGATTTACTGGGTTTACTCATGGAATCCAGTTATAGAGAAATTGAAGAGCATGGAAACAACAAAAATGGTGGAATGACAATGGATGAAGTGATTAAAGAGTGTAAGCTATTTTACTTTGCTGGTCTAGTGACAACCTCCGTTTTACTTGTGTGGACTTTGGTTTTATTGAGTGAGCATCAAGATTGGCAAGCTCGTGCAAGAGAAGAGGTTTTCCAAGTATTTGGTGATAAGAAGCCTAGCTTTGATGAATTGAATCACTTGAAAGTT GTGACAATGATATTATATGAGGTGCTGAGGTTATACCCTCCAGCAACTACACTTGGTCGAGCTGTTGGCGAAGAAATAAAGATTGCAGACTTGTCACTGCCTGCTGGAGTTGAGGTTTCAACGCCGGTTATACTGGTTCACCGTGATCAAGAACTTTGGGGTGATGATGCGGCGGAGTTTAAACCGGAGCGGTTTGCTGAGGGAGTTTCAAAGGCTGCGAAGAGTCAAGCTTCGTTTGTCCCTTTTGGATGGGGTCCTAGAAAATGCATTGGTCAAAACTTTGCTCTTATGCAGGCAAAAATGGCTTTAGCTTTAATTCTGCAAAACTTTGCATTTGAGTTATCTCCTTCTTATGTTCATGCTCCTAATACGGTCATTACTGTTCATCCGGAACATGGTGCCCacttgattttgaagaaactgcAGACTGAGACAGTCAGTTTGAACTGA